The stretch of DNA GTGATGGAAAACGTAGCAAAGTTTCTTCTATTATTGATCAGCGCTGAATGAAATATAACTGTCCCAACCCGAGAATATATTTTGAAGTTTTTTGAACCCTTTAAATGGTTCAACCCCCCCCTCAAAACCTTTTTGAGAATAAAAATCtgaatattaaaaataacagcaacagtaAGTTATTGTTGTACAGACCGGACATTTCTGTCAGTCAATCCATGttttagccccgcccctttaGATTACAGACTACTGCAATTGTTATGTGGGACAACGCAATAAACTGGAGGAcaaaggacagaaaagaagtGCAAACCAAACTGAAcggacagaggacagaagacACAGCCCAGAAGTAACTTACAAGGCTCTGATGACAAGATTAGCAGAGTATCTAACATAGTATCAAACATTATGTCATTTAGTCTAGAAAAAGAAGATATTGCCACTCTCATCTGTAATCTATTTCGAGCAGTGGATATGCAATGTAAACCTGACAACTTCAGGGGAGAAGGAGCCTCTACGTGACCTAATCAGGAGGTTTATCCCGAGGGTGGGAAGCACAGAGGTAGACGTCACTACTAGATTAAGAAAATGCTACGTTTGTTTCTACGTATCAACCTGTTGAAAACGACCCTGCGGAGTTGGGCCTTTATACTGCGCAGCAGCTCCAACCTGAGGAGGTTCTGACACAGGCAATAAGTGCACCTGTTGCAGCCGCACAAGCAGCGGCGACGGACATGGCTGCAGAGAGACAAGAGACGTGTGCATTCACCACTACGCAGAGATAACACACGAGACGAGAAGGCTACAGCCCGAATACAACAGACAGTTCATTTGTGTCCTTCAACAACagactttaaaaaatgtatttagtcAATTAAAAACTCAAGAGCAGAGAGCAAAGATGGGCCTATGAGAGGTGTAACACTCACGGATACATGGCCATGGTGGTGAGTCTGGTGTAGAGTTCTTTGCCGAGTGGGTCGCTGGTGTTGCACGTGAACGGTTGAGGAGGATGGAGCTTGTGTTTGCGACAGAATTCCAGCGGAGGAAGGCTGTAGTGCTGCCGTACTTCGTGCAGGTCCGACTTGGCTGCAATCACCACACACGGGATTTTGCTGTCCATGAAGTATTGCTGCCAAACACATCCAGTCATCCAGATTAAACCCGTTTGATTACAAAGAGATGCGGCAGTTTGCCCCCCAGTCCCGGCCTCTGAAACGTACCTTATAGGTTTTGGCACAGTATTCGAAAGAGCGCGGATCGTTGACGTCATACACCAGGCACACCACGTCACAGGCGAGGTCGGCCTCTGACAGGAAGTCGAAATCTGGCATCACCTCATGGAGCTGGTGTacagagaagggggagagagggaagatggagggagggaagatgggtgggtggatcatcacattgtaGCAGCATTGTCACTCTACTGTGTAGCAGCTGTCGGTCCTTACCAGCAGATACTTCTCCTGACCATAAACATAAGTTGTGTTAATGGCATACAAAGACTTGTGGTCTTCTCGAATTCGCTGTTGCCTCTGGAGTGGATGAAAAACAGGGATCAAAAGAGGTGTAAACGGGAATTTGGTGTCAGTGACGCATCAGTTCATAAGCACACGGAGGCTTCGCTGAAGAGTGCTGACTGGTTATTTTACCTGAAGGTTCTTCCCCAAAAAAGCTTGCAGGAATCCACTCTTCCCGCTGCCCTGGGCCCCCAAGACATTGCAGCGGAAGACGCTGCGCTGCGTCTGCTTCTTCTGCAGATCGATGCGCTTGTTTCGCGTTACTAAAAACAGGAAACGCACATCATCTCACGTATAAAAATATAGAAATGatgcaaacacaaatgtgcataaAGGAACGATTGACTCACCTGTGATTGCAGCTGCTTGGGACTCATGTTCATAGATGATAGAGTAACCAAGGTAACCCAGGTACTCCAAGCTGCGTTGTACGTCTAGATACGTGGTCAGTCTGCCCCAACAAACACGCGCCACAGTGAGCAGAAAGTTGGTGTAATTTGACAAGATCCACAAGTTTAACACTCACGTCCACTGTGAGAGATATCCCTGGTAGGTGATCCATCCCTGATCATTAGTGCAAACGGTGTTGTTGACATCTGGACCCCAGGGCATGTAGGGAAACACTTTGAACAGGTCTTTCAACTCCTCTGGAGAGAGTGCACAATCTCTATCCTAGAGCAAGTCAAAACCCCACACGTTCAGAAGCAGCTCAGGACCACTTGAACATAAGCTCCAACGGGAAACACTCACTTTGTCGTGTTTGTCAAAAATACTCTGAAGGAAGAGGTAAGCATTGTGGTTGAGCTCGGTGGTGCAGTCAGGAGGAATTTTGATCCTGCAGTTGACGTGAAAAACATGAACTTACAAGACTCTCACgcattcttcctgtttttgtttttttaaacggTCAGCTGACAGTACTTACAGGGGAAACAGATATTCCTGCGTGAGTTCCAGGTCGTCATCATAGCCAAACCTCCTCAGAACAGTCCAGGTGGTCTCATGTCGACCTCGCTGGATAAAGAGGGTgtgcaggaacaggaagccTGCAATGATGAGGGTCAATGATGGAAGAACGCAAAGGTTCAGTCATGATTCCAAAAAGATGGGAGAGAATAAAGGGATATCAGGAAAGTTAAATCATGGCGAGTTTACGATCAAATATTAAGAAGAAATAATCTAACCTTTGAGTGTGAGCCCATTATCCTTAACACCATCTGCCATGTTCCTCCTGACAACGTTCTTTACATCCTCTAAGGCCTGAGGTGCCAGCGGTGTATTGAAGCATGttctcttcaaaataaaaagacGCACATGATACACATGTCCTGAGACATTTTTGTCTCCAGGAGACACTGATGTTGCAGAGCGTGAGGCTTTACCTGGAAAAAGTTGAGCTCATTGTCATTGAGGATGCCGTCGTTGTCCAAGTCTGATACTTTGAAGATTCTAGTTAAAGCCTTGATACAAGATGGTTTCAACTGGggacagcaaacacacaatgaTCCTGGTGCTTAGAACTAGATTCGGATTTATATTCATAGACTTAAATCAGTGTCTAAAGCCCAAatctcacctccttctcctctgggCAATACAAGGGTCCTGTTGGGTGAAGAACTGCTTTCTGGGCATAGTAGAAAAGTTCCGAGATGTTCTTCAGGTTTTTGGCAGAGCACTGAGGAAAAAACGAGGCACGTTGGAAtgtatttttgaaaaagaacTCTCTCTCCAACTGAATCTGCATGGGTCCTCACGTCCACCACTTTAACCTTGTAACCAAGAGAGCACATGCCAAGTGGGGGCATGACCGAGCTGACTCTTATCACCGTCATGTGCTTTCTCCAAGCTTCAACACAGTTTGTCAGGCTGCACACATTAGCTGCAGTTCAAGGGTTTAGCTACCTTTATATTCAGAACTCTGTTCCAATTGCTTTGCTATTCCGAACAACTAAATATCCTTGCTTCAAAAGCAccaaaacatgaataaatgtgtgCTAACAGGAGTTGATAGCTTACTTCTACACAGGTCTCTATGTCTTGGTATTGATTCATAATGGGCAGAATGGTCTCCATGCTGCTGTGTTCCACCAGGTCCGATTTATTCCCCACAAGGATTAATGGTACCCTGCAACAAAATCTTTTATTAGCAAATTATATCTGTGCCGGGTTGATGAAAAGATTTCTCCGACACATGTTGGACTAGTTAATTAGACAAAATTAGACATTTTATATACTACACAGCTTTTCTGCAACACTACAAATGATCTATTATAGTTTCAATAAGCTCTAATATTGAAGTAATTGTAATAATTTGTGTTCTTGTTCAAGATCAAACCTACTGATCAAATTTGATTTGTAAGCCATTAACAAACATGCCAATACGTCAACAAACCTGCTGTCCTTGTCTGTCCTGTCATTAATGAGGGGGATCCAGTGGCTGGTCACCTAGGACAGTAATGATAATGATCAAAAACCCTGCTGAGCCAAAATCCATTAAAGCCAGAATTTAAGCTTATTAGCTGCCCCAAAATCAACAGCATCATTTTACTGCAGCCACGGGTTCAATGAACTGCAGTGGATGCAGAGAGAACTCATGCTCACCTTTTCTATTGATTTCTTGTTGTTGACTGAGTAAACTATACAGATGACATTTgcctgcaggaaaaaagaagcaatgAGAATTTTTCATGCACGTGGGAAAAGTGCAGGTCGTAAAAATGTGCAAGATCCTACCTTGGATATCTCTTGGTAGAGCTGCTCCTCTGACTGTTCGGCTTCTGAAGGGGACACCAAAGACATGTCTGTGTGTAAGTTAAAGACAACATGTTGTTCATGAAGCGGTTATTCCATATTTATGTGTAGTTCACCCGAGTAATCCACAATGTGTGTGGGGACCCTCTCTGGGGTGACATCAGCTGGGATGGTGATCTCCTCGGCGCGGAGCGGAACCTGGAACATGGGCAGaatcaaacacactgaaaaTAATGGACTGTGACCACAATTTGAGCCCTGACTGGCTGTTGGTACATACCTCATCAGGGAACTCCTCACTGACCAGTGACATTATTAGGGATGTCTTCCCCACCTTAGCTGCAGGGGCACACAACATGTTATTCTTACATTACATCACAAGcaaaaaacataattaaaacaGTGAAAGGACGAAATTGGGAGCAGAAGCGAGTTTATTTATGTGGGTGGGCACATCTTTAAGATAGTGGAATTGTAGCTACAGTAAAAGAATTCTTCTATTGCAAAATTAAGGAAAATATAAGCTTGTATccatatctatctatccatctagaCTAGTCTTAATTTAATATCATCATACTAGACtgataaaataacaattttCCAAACTGGACAAGGTCTGATGACACTGTATGTGTTACCAAAGGGGGAATAATTTCATGCTTTTTCGGAACATAAGACTGGGACACCTTCGTAGTTAAAGTCCGTCTGGTGATTTAATCTGATGCGTTTATCCTGAGGACttatataaaaatattgaaatacaCATCATTCATCATGAAATTTTCGAGGGTTGGCGTTCAAAACCATAGCAACCTAAGACACAGGGTAGGTAAGTGTACTATTTTTACACTTGCTGCTGTACAATGTTGGTGTACGATTCTCAAACTCCATTAATGAGCAACAAACCTTCCCATTTCACAAGCACGCTTTTTGATTTGCCTGGCGATAGCTCTGGCTTTTAGCTTCTTCACTAGCTTTATAGCCTTTTTAGAAAACCAGGAGCTAATCATACTTACGTTCCCCTACAAGCAGTATCCTCACGTCTTTCCTCATGTTTGAGCGTGCTTTTCACGGCAAAAAGGAGGCTTTATTGTCTCATATAGTCCCGGGGACGCCGTCCTCTTGCAGCTTACCAACCCCAGGCCTGCGCAGTCAGGTCCTGCGCTGTCAAACTCTCGGCGCCTTTGTAGGACAAAACGGACGCACAGTTTTGGAAGGACCCTCGGCTTTCCTACTCCGCTTTTCCCTGCTTGGGAGTTCTACTCTCGGCAAGGATATAATTTGAAAAATAGTTTGTGATACATAATGCCTACAATCCCATGTTAATTGGTGGTTTCTGCAGCTCCCCGGTGTTCCGACGCGGATATTTCATGAGCATGCCCGACCTCCAACACCCGGCAACTACGGGTGGCCGTGCAGGACAAACTTTATTACAGCGCCAACGCGTTTAGCCCCCCGTCTATGTTTATTAAATTTCACGTTTAAATTGACATGAATTAACAACTGAATTATATGAATTTCTATGTAGCATTAGTTAGGTATAAACATGTGGGAAAATATCTATTACGTTATCATTTGTGTGGTGATATTGTGAGTTATTGTGTTTACAATAAAATCGAAAGAGTTAGTCTTGCTGTTCCatgatttaaaacagaaaaaaaatcatcatcaggtcctctttttaaagaaaacttcACATGAACTGTATGattcaaacttttttttaaacaaaagccaTTTCTCTCATGTATTAAATAAGATCACTTTTTATGTTCAACAATACTGtcatgtaaaaacaaacatttttgccACTTAAGAAACATTCCTGTAAATCACTTGGTGTTGCACACTTATTGTCATTCTTCTTCATAATAGTGATATCTGAGTGACACCGGGGAATGGTTGGTACTAAGAGGTGATTTGCCACATTATCCCTTGATGAAATCAGTTAAAAGGCAACAAATGTTGTGGTATTGAGGTCCAGTTGTGGTACGTCTCTGTCAACGCTTACACTTGATATTAGCTTCgactgaaacagaaacaaaggaaaaggatAAAGTGTGGTCAAACATCAAACCTGGAAAGTTCATTTTGGGGATGTTGAATGAAATTAGAACATGCATATGTCGCATTTAACAAC from Takifugu flavidus isolate HTHZ2018 chromosome 18, ASM371156v2, whole genome shotgun sequence encodes:
- the rhot1a gene encoding mitochondrial Rho GTPase 1-A; the protein is MRKDVRILLVGEPKVGKTSLIMSLVSEEFPDEVPLRAEEITIPADVTPERVPTHIVDYSEAEQSEEQLYQEISKANVICIVYSVNNKKSIEKVTSHWIPLINDRTDKDSRVPLILVGNKSDLVEHSSMETILPIMNQYQDIETCVECSAKNLKNISELFYYAQKAVLHPTGPLYCPEEKELKPSCIKALTRIFKVSDLDNDGILNDNELNFFQRTCFNTPLAPQALEDVKNVVRRNMADGVKDNGLTLKGFLFLHTLFIQRGRHETTWTVLRRFGYDDDLELTQEYLFPLIKIPPDCTTELNHNAYLFLQSIFDKHDKDRDCALSPEELKDLFKVFPYMPWGPDVNNTVCTNDQGWITYQGYLSQWTLTTYLDVQRSLEYLGYLGYSIIYEHESQAAAITVTRNKRIDLQKKQTQRSVFRCNVLGAQGSGKSGFLQAFLGKNLQRQQRIREDHKSLYAINTTYVYGQEKYLLLHEVMPDFDFLSEADLACDVVCLVYDVNDPRSFEYCAKTYKQYFMDSKIPCVVIAAKSDLHEVRQHYSLPPLEFCRKHKLHPPQPFTCNTSDPLGKELYTRLTTMAMYPHMAQADLKNSTFWLRASLGATVCAVLGFAMYRALLKQR